A window of the Chloroflexota bacterium genome harbors these coding sequences:
- a CDS encoding Mut7-C ubiquitin/RNAse domain-containing protein, which produces MMRVSLRFYAELNDFLPPERRMVEFEHLAADRASVKDVIESAGVPHAEVDLILVNGVSVDFAHPVSDGDRISVYPVFESLDITPVIRLRPRPLRNPRFILDTHLGRLATYLRMLGFDSLYRNDYDDAEIARIACDENRIILTRDKGLLMRNAVTHGYWVRATRAEDQTVEVIRRFDLAGQVRPFSRCIVCNQELRPVAKGAIADRLPPKTRQYYEEFSICDSCGRIYWNGSHYERMRRTVDWILSESRGGEGR; this is translated from the coding sequence ATGATGCGCGTGAGCCTCCGCTTCTATGCAGAACTGAACGATTTTCTCCCGCCCGAGCGCCGGATGGTGGAGTTTGAGCATCTGGCGGCCGACCGCGCGTCGGTCAAGGACGTCATTGAATCCGCCGGCGTGCCCCATGCCGAGGTGGATCTCATCCTCGTGAACGGCGTCTCGGTGGACTTCGCCCATCCGGTGTCCGACGGCGACCGCATCAGCGTGTATCCCGTGTTTGAATCGCTGGACATTACGCCGGTGATTCGCCTGCGCCCGCGCCCGCTCCGCAACCCGCGGTTCATCTTGGACACGCATCTGGGCAGGCTGGCGACGTACCTGCGAATGCTGGGGTTTGATAGCCTGTATCGCAACGACTACGACGATGCGGAGATCGCGCGCATTGCCTGCGACGAGAATCGCATCATCCTCACGCGGGATAAGGGCTTGCTGATGCGGAACGCGGTTACCCATGGGTATTGGGTGCGGGCGACACGGGCGGAGGATCAGACGGTGGAGGTGATCCGGCGGTTTGACCTGGCGGGGCAGGTGCGCCCGTTCAGCCGCTGCATCGTGTGCAACCAGGAGTTGCGGCCCGTCGCGAAGGGGGCGATCGCAGACCGCCTGCCGCCGAAGACGCGACAGTACTACGAGGAGTTCTCCATCTGCGATTCGTGCGGCCGCATCTACTGGAACGGCTCCCACTATGAGCGCATGCGGCGGACGGTGGATTGGATTCTATCTGAGTCTCGCGGAGGTGAGGGGAGATGA
- a CDS encoding YbhB/YbcL family Raf kinase inhibitor-like protein: MRVGVVLLACVVGVVIAGCGGERGPTPTPALTAPGATVGTLTLTSPAFPAGGEIPRKYTCDGENVSPPLEWGAPPQGTQSLVLIMDDPDAPAGVWDHWLLYNLPADARGLPEGIAPDAARPDGSRHGANSWGRLGYGGPCPPSGTHRYFFRLYALDTTLNLAAGANKAQVLAAMAGHVLAQGELMGTYRR, from the coding sequence ATGCGCGTGGGAGTGGTCTTGCTGGCGTGTGTAGTGGGCGTTGTGATTGCGGGCTGTGGTGGGGAGCGCGGCCCAACGCCGACGCCCGCGCTGACCGCACCGGGGGCGACCGTCGGGACGCTGACGCTCACTAGCCCGGCGTTCCCTGCAGGTGGCGAGATTCCGCGCAAGTACACGTGCGACGGGGAGAACGTCTCGCCGCCGCTGGAGTGGGGAGCGCCACCCCAGGGCACGCAAAGCCTTGTGCTCATCATGGACGACCCGGACGCGCCGGCGGGCGTGTGGGATCACTGGCTGCTGTACAACCTGCCGGCGGACGCGCGCGGGCTACCCGAGGGGATCGCACCCGACGCAGCACGGCCTGACGGGAGCCGCCATGGCGCCAACAGTTGGGGGCGGCTCGGCTACGGCGGGCCGTGCCCTCCCAGCGGCACACACCGGTATTTCTTCCGGCTCTATGCGCTGGACACGACGCTGAACCTGGCGGCGGGCGCGAACAAGGCGCAAGTGCTCGCGGCCATGGCCGGGCACGTGCTGGCGCAGGGCGAACTGATGGGCACGTATCGGCGGTAG
- a CDS encoding glycosyltransferase family 39 protein: MPRLALRDEQKAKLSSVVYLLLPLVGMYIGQFLLRAIPHAQVWGFTIIAANLLLLALRVRPAIPRARTDWVQAAVGLHIMLPLALNPGGWKHWAQTWQLLLVWGVACAFVIGAVARLEPQAIRLGLPRPEPFGRRDWLIVALLLAGALLLRIPYLETIPMGVDPDEASLGLSAADGAEGLATDPFATGWATHPTLQFFLNGLFIRAFGRTFFALRLPWAIAGALMVVALYVLARTCWGRRVAVIAGLLALGSNTAVHFSRLGLNNNGDSLFIAWVLAALWIAGATGSAWAYAIAGFGLGFAQYFYFGTRAIPFVVLATLVVWLIADGRGTLRSWKLLLGFALVTLVTAGPLFGHWLRNPGSISEHLFLTMPFSDKMQQLSAQMGLPEWKLWWYQVRDSLLVFTAVPDRGTFYHPQQAMLHPAQGPIFLIGLLAVFARIKKPAYQGLVAWMLVVLTLGSVLITDAATFHRLLGVLPAAILVVAIGIDAGAEKLAQALGWTPQAATRIAALVAACLIALDIHFYFGVYNVHQAYKTPTQEAVTVAALDYERHRGQGAFLLCTHEGVDASGKVYHSPTAYVSGDRFLGCVPAVIDSLNPNQPLRFYILPDQADILPELQSRFPGGSLTEYRRRMDGLLLLTRYAVGSDDPDR, from the coding sequence ATGCCTCGCCTGGCCCTCCGCGATGAACAGAAGGCGAAACTCTCATCTGTCGTGTATCTCCTCCTGCCACTCGTCGGTATGTACATCGGCCAGTTCCTCCTCCGCGCCATCCCGCACGCCCAGGTTTGGGGGTTCACCATCATCGCCGCAAACCTGCTCCTCCTCGCCCTGAGGGTCCGGCCTGCGATCCCCCGCGCGCGCACCGACTGGGTGCAGGCCGCCGTTGGCCTCCACATCATGCTGCCCCTCGCCCTCAACCCAGGCGGGTGGAAACACTGGGCGCAGACGTGGCAATTGCTGCTGGTGTGGGGCGTGGCATGCGCCTTCGTCATCGGGGCCGTCGCGCGGCTGGAGCCGCAGGCGATCCGCCTGGGCCTCCCCCGGCCGGAGCCGTTCGGCCGACGCGACTGGCTCATCGTCGCGCTGCTCCTGGCAGGCGCGCTCCTGCTCCGCATCCCGTACCTGGAGACCATCCCCATGGGCGTGGACCCCGACGAGGCGTCGCTGGGCCTGTCGGCAGCAGATGGGGCCGAAGGTCTGGCGACAGACCCCTTCGCCACCGGCTGGGCCACCCATCCCACGCTCCAGTTCTTTCTGAACGGCCTGTTCATCCGCGCCTTCGGCAGGACGTTCTTCGCATTGCGCCTACCCTGGGCCATCGCGGGCGCGCTCATGGTCGTCGCGCTGTATGTCTTGGCGCGAACCTGCTGGGGCCGCCGCGTGGCCGTCATCGCAGGACTCCTGGCGCTGGGGTCCAACACAGCCGTTCACTTCAGCCGCCTGGGGCTGAACAACAACGGCGACAGCCTGTTCATTGCGTGGGTGCTAGCCGCGCTGTGGATCGCCGGGGCCACCGGCAGCGCCTGGGCGTATGCGATAGCGGGGTTCGGCCTGGGGTTCGCCCAGTATTTCTACTTCGGCACCCGCGCCATTCCCTTCGTCGTCCTCGCGACGCTTGTCGTATGGCTCATCGCCGATGGGCGCGGGACGCTACGCTCGTGGAAACTGCTCCTCGGCTTCGCGCTCGTTACGCTGGTAACTGCCGGGCCGCTATTCGGGCACTGGCTGCGAAACCCGGGGAGCATCTCCGAGCACCTGTTCCTGACCATGCCCTTCTCCGACAAGATGCAGCAGTTGTCGGCGCAGATGGGCCTGCCCGAATGGAAACTCTGGTGGTACCAGGTGCGCGATAGCCTCCTGGTCTTCACCGCCGTGCCCGACCGCGGCACATTCTACCATCCGCAGCAGGCGATGCTTCACCCGGCACAAGGCCCCATCTTCCTCATCGGGCTCCTGGCCGTGTTCGCCCGCATCAAGAAGCCCGCCTATCAGGGGCTTGTCGCCTGGATGCTCGTCGTCCTGACCCTGGGTTCGGTGCTCATCACCGACGCGGCCACATTCCACCGCCTGCTCGGCGTCCTGCCGGCGGCCATCTTGGTTGTCGCCATCGGGATAGACGCGGGGGCAGAGAAGTTGGCGCAGGCGCTAGGATGGACGCCCCAGGCAGCCACGCGCATCGCGGCCCTCGTCGCCGCCTGCCTGATCGCCCTGGACATCCACTTCTACTTCGGCGTGTACAACGTCCACCAGGCGTACAAGACGCCCACGCAGGAAGCGGTAACGGTCGCCGCGCTGGACTACGAGCGACACCGCGGACAGGGCGCGTTCCTGCTCTGCACGCACGAGGGAGTAGACGCCTCGGGGAAGGTCTATCATTCGCCCACGGCCTACGTCTCGGGCGACCGCTTCCTGGGCTGCGTGCCCGCCGTGATAGACAGCCTGAACCCCAATCAGCCCTTGCGCTTCTACATCCTGCCCGACCAGGCCGACATTCTGCCCGAACTCCAATCGCGCTTTCCGGGCGGCTCGCTGACCGAATACCGCCGCCGCATGGACGGGCTGCTCCTGCTCACGCGATATGCCGTAGGGTCGGATGACCCCGACCGGTGA
- a CDS encoding MoaD/ThiS family protein, with amino-acid sequence MANIVVDVWLYGALAKYGGEAAESAHANLKVSLPEGSTMADLLKHLGLPTEERGITFISGNLSAMPGLQPDLGHVLKDGDRVGIFDPRSMWPFQYRHGAAMIPEMARAINEAEDLGLHHSYRDTEA; translated from the coding sequence ATGGCAAACATCGTAGTGGACGTGTGGCTCTATGGCGCGCTGGCCAAGTACGGCGGAGAGGCCGCCGAGTCCGCGCACGCCAACCTGAAAGTCAGCCTGCCCGAAGGCAGCACCATGGCCGACCTCCTCAAGCATCTCGGCCTCCCTACGGAAGAGCGCGGCATCACCTTCATCAGCGGCAACCTCAGCGCCATGCCCGGCCTCCAGCCCGACCTAGGGCACGTGCTCAAGGACGGCGACCGGGTGGGCATTTTTGACCCCCGCAGCATGTGGCCCTTCCAATATCGGCACGGCGCGGCCATGATCCCCGAGATGGCGCGCGCCATCAACGAGGCTGAGGACCTGGGGCTGCACCACTCGTACCGGGACACAGAGGCGTAG
- a CDS encoding MoaD/ThiS family protein: MRVHVKLFAGLSRYLAGRPSGNPVDVELPDGATLETLIRELGLPPDEVRVIFVNGRAQPLNFALNNDDEVGIFPPIGGG, translated from the coding sequence ATGCGCGTACATGTGAAACTGTTCGCCGGGTTGAGCCGCTATCTCGCAGGCAGGCCATCGGGGAACCCCGTGGACGTGGAACTCCCCGACGGAGCGACGCTTGAGACGCTCATCCGCGAACTGGGCCTGCCGCCCGATGAGGTGCGGGTGATCTTCGTCAACGGGCGCGCCCAGCCCCTGAACTTCGCACTCAACAACGACGACGAGGTCGGGATCTTCCCGCCCATCGGAGGAGGGTAG